A genomic segment from Aegilops tauschii subsp. strangulata cultivar AL8/78 chromosome 1, Aet v6.0, whole genome shotgun sequence encodes:
- the LOC109768122 gene encoding uncharacterized protein: MAPTAAGARLPLSLTVFMAVATTMLLAPAEAGLYGDRDALMALRRGLQDPDGALRSWSPELGNMNPCINWSHVTCDRVANRVTEIVIGFVNLSGPLSPELGKLGQLTKLWISYTNIQGTIPEELGNLENLNSMHLHNNSLSGQIPASLGKLKSLKQLHLQQNRLTGPIPSELDGLSDQTSVNLSSNDLCGPIPTDGPFKNMNSSLADNPRLGGNC, from the exons ATGGCGCCCACGGCGGCCGGAGCCCGACTGCCCCTGTCGCTGACCGTCTTCATGGCGGTCGCGACGACCATGCTGCTGGCGCCCGCGGAGGCTGGCCTGTACGGCGACCGTGACGCGCTCATGGCCCTGCGGAGAGGCCTACAGGACCCTGACGGCGCGCTGCGTTCCTGGAGCCCGGAGCTGGGGAACATGAACCCCTGCATCAACTGGTCCCACGTCACCTGCGACCGCGTGGCCAACCGCGTCACCGAGAT AGTAATCGGGTTTGTGAACCTGTCCGGACCTCTGTCGCCGGAGCTGGGCAAGCTGGGCCAGCTAACCAAACT GTGGATTTCGTACACCAATATCCAAGGAACAATCCCTGAAGAGCTGGGCAACTTGGAGAACCTGAACTCCATGCACCTGCACAACAACAGCCTCTCGGGGCAGATACCCGCATCGCTCGGGAAACTCAAGTCTCTGAAACAGCT GCACCTTCAACAGAACCGCTTGACCGGCCCGATCCCCAGCGAGCTGGATGGGCTGTCCGACCAGACGAGTGT GAATCTCTCAAGCAACGATCTGTGCGGCCCGATTCCGACAGATGGTCCCTTCAAGAACATGAATTCCAGCCTCGCCGACAACCCGCGGCTGGGCGGCAACTGCTAG